CATTTTGTGTCGTTTTTTCCCCTCGAAAGGGATGGTTGTCGTTTGTCTTCTTCCGTTGTCACACGTCCACGTCACAAAACAATCAaattaccattaaaaaaaacccaaaaaatggttgcttttttttgaagtttataAACATTATAGTAAAGTGAGGGCCAGGTGGCCCTATATACTCAACATTAGACATGGACTTCACAATATCCCATCAGTCACATCTGCATTGGATTCTCTAACAACCAAGTCGGATCTACTTATTTAGATATACTTAACGTGAGAATCGATGAAATTAGCCAATGAATTAAGGCGGACAAGAGGAAGCAACAAGCATGGATTAAAACTGCTGCAGTACGTAGACCTCAGGCTAGCTGCTGTCCTCCATGAAAACGctttcaaataattaattattggcTGTTTAGCCTGTCATGGAACCCTCAAAGTATATTTGATTATCAGTACTAATGTGGGATCCATATTTAGAACAATCCATTATTATTTCCTGCTACATTTTCAGAAAGAAATATAAATGGTTACCCCAAAGTTAGGTCAATCTGTGACCCTTTTCAATGGTTCATCCTCTCTATTTAAAGCAATATTTATtggttttaattatatttaatttttataattagtaaatttatatatatatttttatcttttttaataacaaataaataaattatttatattaactttCACATTTAATAGATTCATCCAACATTGTCtactaaaaaattgaaaaaaaaaagggcgcATTTTGTCTGGTAGGCAAAAGATAAATATTGAGTTGGGCAGAATTAATGGGGATGTCATCATGTCAGTGATGACAGGAGACCAGTGATGAATAGAAGTAGTTGGCATAATGTGATATTTGATGTAGTCAAGTACGTCCTTTCTTGCTCGTTTGGGGTGCTTTCACAGGTGGTGTTCTGAAGTCCCAACCATATATTCATCACAATTAATcgagaatattatatatatatatatatatttacagtaATAAAgccatttcttttttgatataATAGTTAGATTATCCATTTATACGATTCACTGTTTAGTTAATTGATTTAGCTGATTTGTACAATAAGTtgatatgaaataaaaataaaaattaaataaaatattattttaattttaatttttaatattttatttgttttgagatttgaaattttttattatattttatttaaaaatttaaaaaaattataataattaaataaattgagatgattttattattcaaaTCAAGCTGTCACCATTCACCAACATAGACATAACCGACATTTACAACATTCTGTTAATTAAATTAAGGGTCATAGAAAAGAAGACAATATAAACATATCCCGTTAGGATTGTCAATGCAAATAATGTTCATTCGTAATATtgtatttattgtattatatCACAAGAATGTCGGTCCATTTTAGATCTACTTATTCATTGCTTATAATCCcaaattataaatgaaattgCATAAACATATCTCATTCTCTAGTATGTTAGATTTACTAATTcgtgatatttataattattttacaataatttttttttataatttaacatattttattaaaatatatcaatttgtgagtatatttttatacaatttatttatacctacaaaatttttcattataaacTATACATGAATTtgtgaattaaaatataaataattaagaataacaCAGGATAATAagatctaaataaaatatattttgaaattattgaaaAGTTAAGGCCTTatttaattacataaattatctcaacttatctaattattataatttttctaaactttcacactaaatataataaataatttaatttttaattttaaaataaaaatattattaaaaaatatattttgataatattttatttaattttaaaattttatattatctcCACTCATTTCATTATCCAAATTAGACTTAAAAAAGAACgatagtttttgaaaaataatatttgtaaaatagttctttaattttttttaaaaaataatgaatttattaagcaaaaaaaattaatgaaatttaataagtatattttattttattttattttatttaaaaaattgtcttCCCTCTTCCTCGATACGCCCCCAACAGCTTTACGGGTGGGCCTCATCTTCAAAATAATCAGAGCCGGTCTGAAAGAGAAACAGTAACATTGTACTtagctcctctctctctctctctctctctctctctctctctcattgcgCCTACCGCTTCAACCCCACTAGTCACTTCTACCTTTAGGGTTTTTAATTCCTTACTGGGATCCTGATTCCTTCCTCAATCCTCAGGTTTCATGAATAAAGTTCTACCGCAATGTATAAGCTCGACCGGAGTTGATTCTGGTACTGTTACTCTTCCGATCTCACTCTTCTTGCAATGCTTTGATTCATTTCattacatatatgcatatatgtgtGTGCATTTGTGGAGGCAAGTACTTAACAAATACATATACACCTCTCTGTGTTAGGACTTGTTTGAGGTTCCTTTGTCGAGATTTTGGTTTCTGCAGATATTTTCAGAGTGTTTGTCTTTTCCTGGGCATGGATTAGCTTTGAATTTTCATTATCTGTCTAACCCATTTCTCCTTGACTTGGTTGAACTTAATATCGATTAGTTTGCTGAGCGTTTCTGCTTTGATTTGACTCGTTAGGTTAGTGAATCCCGGATGTGATTCATTTTAATCAAGCCTAACTGGCAAAAGCTAAAAGTTTAGCTGGTTTTTTGCTTCACGCTATTTCTGATCTGTTTATTCGAGCGACTAATTGAATACATCATCGGAAAATTTTGTACGCTTCTTAAGTGCAAACACTCTACTGGCTTCTTCTTTTTCGttgttttgcttttcttttcattttgttgGCATTTATTTATGATTTGTTATTTTCGGAGCAGACTGCACGCCATATAAATCTTTGATTCGTGATTAGATCACTGGACCGACCAGAGATTATTACTAAAATAATCCTACTTCGTAAAAACCAAGATTGTATTTTCATTTAACATTTTGGTTGAAGACAAGTTATAGACGCTGCCTGTTTAAATTCAAGCGTCTCGGATCTGGTACTAGAACGAGGGTTCTGTAAATTTGTTGGCCGCTTTTACATGCCATCTCAACATTTGTTTTGTTGTGTAGCAGTGAAGGTTCTAAAAATGTGAGCAAACGGGTAATTCGTTTATTGATGGTGTATTGGAATTTCATGGTTGAATTCGCAATTAAACTACTTGAAAATGCTCGTGAAAGAGATGCTAATGTATGCCATCGGTAAATTAACCTTCTGTTATGGACATCAACCAATCATAcctctgtttttttgttttaccaTGTAGACTTTTTGTTAACGAAGTTATCCAAAATTCGGTTGTCATTTCAGGGTTTGGATGCTACTGTTGGAGCCAGTGAAAGAAGTGGACAGAATGGACCTGCTTTCTTTTGTGAAAAAAGGATTTACATGCAATGTGATTTTAGGCAGCTGGCAATTTGTGTCTAAAATGCTTCAGGGACGAATATAATAAACTTAGAGAACTAAAATTACACGTTATTTGGCACCACATCCAAACAGCTTGAGCAGAGTAACCCAGTAATGGGTTCATTTTCTGGTACTTGTGAAATTGTTGAAGCAGGGGAAGAGCTGAATTTCAGTCAACATTCTAGGGAATCTTATGACAAAGATCAGAAGCTTCATAAGCTAAAACTCGGATATAAAAATTCTCTTGAAGATGATATTAATCATCTTTTTGAGGCAATTAATCTTAAAGCTTCAACTAAGAGTGTAGTTCTTTCACAACACGAGGGATCGAGTCCGTTAAGGAAAAGTCTCTTGAAACGACCAATTACGGTTGGCACGCCCCGTTCACCAGGAATGGGGAATTCAGAACCTGTGACTTTGAAGCAGGCATTAAGGGAGCTATGCCTTTATAAGGCATCAGAAACTGCTGCTATGAAACGGCTGTCAAAGTCAACCAGTTCTCCTGGAGTCTCGGAAGCAGGAAGGATAAAAACACTGTATGATGCTGTTGTAGTGGAAGCTAGTGGATCTGGTCAGTCCTTAGATGATAGTAAAGGGAGCGGGGTTGAAATATCAATCATGCCTAAAGAAACGAAATCCAGTTCTTCTGGGAAGATGCCTGAGAATCTTCAAACGCTGACAATGAATTCATCAAGCCAAGGTTCTCAGAATTCTCCTCGTTTTGCTGGTATTACGACACAGAATAGTACTGGGAACATAGCAGTGCATAGTGGGATTATTTCTTCATTATGTAAATATGTGGGTCATACACAAAAGATAGAGCTTGCAAAGAAAGAGAAGCATACATCTGCACCTTCCCCACCTTCTCCTAGTGCCAGTGGCCACCTATCAGAGCCGCCTGAAAAATATCCTGCCCCGTCCAATATAACAAATAAAGCATTGGCACCAGATCTTGTACAGAAAGACAGGTTGAAAGTAGCACCTTCTTCTAGTTCACTTGTTGGCAATAGGGTAAGCAAGTTATCCAGGAATAACTCCCGCTCAGTCAAATCAGTTGTTAGAAACAAGAGTTCTgttaagaagaaaataaagcagAATCCAGGTTCTGCTCCCTGCACTTCTAGTTCATATAACAGTGTTAATAATGACTCGAATCCTAGTAAAATTCCAGTGGTTTGTGACAGGTGCCAGTGCACTTTGAAGACTGGAATTAAAGAGTTCATACCAGATTCTCTTATTTCTCTCTCAACCAAATCTAATGATGAAGCAAACCCCAGTAATGGGAATTCTATAGCAAGTAAGCCATGCATCGCTTCAAACAGCTGTAATAAAAGCAGGGCTGTTGTTATGAAAgtaaagaaaaacacaaaatcaaaaGAGAAGGGAGAATTTTCCCAAAGTTCAAAAAGTAGTCAAGGTGAGTATAGTAGTAGTACAAGTATTAGTGATGAGAGCAATGCGAGTGGGTCTAGTTGTGGCAACAGACCTCACATGTCAAAGGATGTGAGATGGGAAGCCATTCGTCACATACAAATGCAGCATGGAGTCCTGGGTTTGAGGCAcctaaatcttttaaaaaagcTTGGTTGTGGAGACATTGGAACAGTATATCTTGCTGAGCTGATTGGTACGAGTTGCCTATTTGCTATAAAGGTCATGGACAATGAGTTTTTGGCTAGAAGGAAGAAGATGCCAAGGGCTCAAACTGAGAGAGAAATATTGAGGATGCTGGATCATCCGTTCCTTCCAACACTTTATGCCCAATTCACATCAGATAATCTATCATGCTTGGTTATGGAGTATTGTCCAGGTGGAGATCTTCACGTCCTTCGGCAGAAACAGCTTGGCAGGAGCTTTCTTGAACCAGCTGCAAGGTAAAATACTTGAATGATGGGTCCACTTAAACCTTTGTTTGCTTCTATTTTATTTCCTCCTGACATCACACACAATCAAGCTCTGAATTTAAAATGAGAtatatccaagaaacaataattaaGGTAACATATTCTAACTCATTATGCATAGGCTAGTTGATATGTGTATTTACTGCATTATGAGCCCTTTTCAGTTTACAATTTGGTAACTTTTGGAATATATGtgtaatgccccaatggaaggcccaaatcaCATGGTGTATACTCTAAAAGGGttagtcaataatacaattggagtcccattGAAACTATTATAAAGAGTgagaacttctcattcctaataaatgtgggatcccatacaccatctACCGTTATACATCATATGGGGCATCACAATTTCCCCCCCTTAAATTCCTGACGTTCTTGTTTGGCTAGTCTATCTAAGGTGGCATGACTCAAGTCCTACATTTTTGGTTGGGATAGGCTTTGTTACCATTTATAACGTTCTAATGAAAGGCCCAAGtcacatgacctatactccataatgactagtcaataattcaattggagttcaattgaaactattataaaaagtaagaacttctccttgccaagcaatgtgggatcccatatacCACCTACCCTTACACATCATATGAGATATCACAATATGATATGTGAATTAGTCATTGAGTACATTATTTTGTGCTAGGTGGATTCTCTTACATGCTTAAAGTTATTCATATCCTTATTTTTCAGTTAATTTGAAGTTAATGAAGCAACAATGATACTCATTTGGTGATCAATATTCACCTGTCTATTATCACTCAGTCattccatgcacatttgttgACTCAGCatggtaaaaatatttaaacggTTGCTGCTTCCTGTGCGCAGCTTTATTTTAGTGTTTCTCTAGCCAATCCAACATgtatgcatctctctctctctctctctctctctctctctctccaccttcGGCTGATAATATGTGCCTCTGCCATATTGCATCTTGCTGACTTGCTTCTTCGCTGCCACGTTGAAATTAAGTAACACCATTGCTAGTGCTCTGAGATACTAAGATGCTCAATGCCACCAAGAGCACCTGCATCTACATTAACTCAGCACCTTCTGACCCATCTATGAAACCACTTAATTCTGCATTCTCCACCTTTAGCCATACTTGGCAGGATCTAATGGCCACTAATTCAGTAAGAATGTTTTGCTTATCAATGTCCACTGTTCACCAAATTATGTCTTTACCTATGATATGACTGCTTTCATGAATTGCTTCGACATCTGCTTCatctaaaaatagaaagaagccCTAAATTCTAGTGACACATTAATTTGTGTTAGATGCTAACTTCTGTCCCGCATCCTTATCATGAATGCTTGGCATGCAAAGTAGCTCTGAAGAGTTCCAATAGCTGATGCAAATCATTTGGGCTCCTGCATGTCAGGTTTGGGTCCTCTGAGGCtatattttttaagtatatttgcATCTGTTTTGTTCATTAGCATTGATGCTAGGATTTTATCTTAGCAAAATTAGGCCAATTGGAGACTTTCTAACAACTTTTCTTCTTAATCTATTTGCGTTGGCCATCCACACCCTTGAAAACTAATTTGAACTTCCTCTGTAATTTCAGGTTTTATGTTGCTGAAGTTCTGCTTGCTTTGGAGTACTTGCACATGCTTGGCATTGTGTACCGTGATTTGAAACCAGAGAACATTCTTGTTAGGGAAGATGGCCACATTATGCTCACGGACTTTGACCTCTCACTCAGATGTACTGTGAGCCCTACTCTCCTGAAATCATCTTCAGCAAATGCAGATCCTGTAAGGATGTCCGGTCCATGTACAGGTTCTAGTTGTGTCGAGCCTTTATGCATCGAACCACCCTGTCAAGTCCCATGCTTCAGTCCTAGTTTTTTACCTGCTGCTGCAAAAGAAAGGAAGTTAAAAGTTGATCTTGCTGCCCGGATCAGATCATTGCCACAGCTTGTGGCTGAGCCTACCGATGCACGATCCAATTCCTTTGTTGGCACCCACGAATACTTGGCCCCTGAAATCATCAAAGGAGAGGGTCATGGAGCTGCAGTTGATTGGTGGACATTTGGTATCTTTCTTTACGAGCTTCTTTATGGTAAAACACCTTTTAAAGGTTGTAATAATGAAGAGACATTAGCCAATATAGTGTTGGAGAGTCTCAAGTTTCCCGACAGCCCACTCGTCAGTTCCCATGCAAGAGATCTTATTAGAGGGCTGTTGGTAAAGGAGCCTGAGAATCGGCTGGGATTTGAGAAAGGTGCTGCTGAGATTAAGCAGCACCCGTTCTTTGAAGGCCTGAGCTGGGCATTGATACGATGCACCATTCCACCAGAGCTACCCGAGTCTTGCGAATTTGGATTTCCAAACACTTCTCCCCACGAAACAAAGAACAAGTATTTGGACTCCAAAGCTACAGAAGAGCGCCTGGAGTTTGACTTGTTCTAGAGAAAAGAACCTGCTTTGGGGAAGAGAGGCTATGTGGGTTAGGTCAGTTCTTTATTCTCAACTCTCCTTCCTGTTGTAACTCATCTGTAGCGTAAATGTAAATGTGCTGGTATATACTTGGGTAAAAGCTTGTCGATTAAGGTAGAGAAAGTTGTAGCTGAGGATTTGATATACGTACGGTGTCGTTCTCCGTCCAAGCTCACGGAATGTCGACAACATTAGACACTCTAATATCAACCGAATGTCAACATTGAATACACATTCATATTCGCAGCGAATACCATCAGATGTCAATTTAGTTGCGTGAATTTCATGGATCTGAGATGATGCTTAACATTCGTTATAGTGAAATGTTGGGAGACATGCTTGGCAAGTAAGGGaagatttgagtttttc
This genomic interval from Carya illinoinensis cultivar Pawnee chromosome 10, C.illinoinensisPawnee_v1, whole genome shotgun sequence contains the following:
- the LOC122279621 gene encoding serine/threonine-protein kinase D6PKL1-like produces the protein MGSFSGTCEIVEAGEELNFSQHSRESYDKDQKLHKLKLGYKNSLEDDINHLFEAINLKASTKSVVLSQHEGSSPLRKSLLKRPITVGTPRSPGMGNSEPVTLKQALRELCLYKASETAAMKRLSKSTSSPGVSEAGRIKTLYDAVVVEASGSGQSLDDSKGSGVEISIMPKETKSSSSGKMPENLQTLTMNSSSQGSQNSPRFAGITTQNSTGNIAVHSGIISSLCKYVGHTQKIELAKKEKHTSAPSPPSPSASGHLSEPPEKYPAPSNITNKALAPDLVQKDRLKVAPSSSSLVGNRVSKLSRNNSRSVKSVVRNKSSVKKKIKQNPGSAPCTSSSYNSVNNDSNPSKIPVVCDRCQCTLKTGIKEFIPDSLISLSTKSNDEANPSNGNSIASKPCIASNSCNKSRAVVMKVKKNTKSKEKGEFSQSSKSSQGEYSSSTSISDESNASGSSCGNRPHMSKDVRWEAIRHIQMQHGVLGLRHLNLLKKLGCGDIGTVYLAELIGTSCLFAIKVMDNEFLARRKKMPRAQTEREILRMLDHPFLPTLYAQFTSDNLSCLVMEYCPGGDLHVLRQKQLGRSFLEPAARFYVAEVLLALEYLHMLGIVYRDLKPENILVREDGHIMLTDFDLSLRCTVSPTLLKSSSANADPVRMSGPCTGSSCVEPLCIEPPCQVPCFSPSFLPAAAKERKLKVDLAARIRSLPQLVAEPTDARSNSFVGTHEYLAPEIIKGEGHGAAVDWWTFGIFLYELLYGKTPFKGCNNEETLANIVLESLKFPDSPLVSSHARDLIRGLLVKEPENRLGFEKGAAEIKQHPFFEGLSWALIRCTIPPELPESCEFGFPNTSPHETKNKYLDSKATEERLEFDLF